From a single Nicotiana tomentosiformis chromosome 2, ASM39032v3, whole genome shotgun sequence genomic region:
- the LOC104110394 gene encoding uncharacterized protein, with protein MRRFFGIGSAGDSPQQYSPSPSPSPSPPTSPSPSPPQRSSINVATGPARPIRFVYCDEKGKFQIDPEALAVLQLVKEPVGVVSVCGRARQGKSFILNQLLGRSSGFQVAPTHRPCTKGIWLWSAPLRRTALDGTEYNLLLLDTEGIDAYDQTGTYSTQIFSLAVLLSSMFVYNQMGGIDEAALDRLSLVTEMTKHIRVRASGGRTSASEIGQFSPIFVWLLRDFYLDLVEDNRKITPRDYLELALRPVEGGRRDVAAKNEIRESIRALFPDRECFTLVRPLSNENELQRLDQIPLEKMRPEFKAGLDALTRFVFERTRPKQFGATVMTGPIFARITQSFLDALNKGAVPTITSSWQSVEEAECQRAYDLAAEMYMSSFDRSKPPEEAALREAHEDAVHKSMASFNSTAVGAGSIRTKYEKRLQNFIKKAFEDIRKDAFRESSLQCSNAIQDMENRLRKACHAPDAKVDTVLKVLDDSVSKYEAMCQGPEKWRKLLVFIQQSLEGPLLDLIKKQIDQIGSEKTALALKCCSIEDKMSFLNKQLEASEKFKSEYLKRYEDATSDKKKLAEDYASRIANLQSKHSALEERYTNLAKTLDSTRLESMEWKRKYEQVLSKQKAEEEQSNAEISFLKARTSAAEARVNAAKEQAESAQEEAEEWKRKYDIAVKEAKNALEKAAAIQERTNKQAQMREDALRDEFSSTLVKKEEEIKEKASRLEQAEQRLTTLNLELKVAESKIKNYDLEVSSLKLEIKELGERLESINATAQSFEREARILEQEKVHLEQKYRSEFSRFEDVQDRYKSAEREAKRATELADKARVEAATAQKEKSEIHRVAMERLAQIERHERSIENLRRQNDELAYEVEKLHASEFDAQSKVAILEARVEEREKEIESLLKSNNEQRASTVQVLESLLETERAARAEATNRAEALSVQLQATQGKLDLLQQQLTAVRLNETALDSKLRTASHGKRARIDEYEAGVESVLDMGTNDRLTRGNKRSKSTTSPLKFTGPEDGGSVFRGDDDTSSQQTNTEDYTKYTVQKLKQELTKHNFGAELLQLKNLNKKDILALYEKCVLQKS; from the exons ATGCGAAGGTTTTTTGGCATAGGCTCCGCCGGAGACTCGCCGCAGCAATATTCTCCGTCACCGTCACCGTCACCGTCACCGCCGACGTCTCCGTCTCCATCGCCTCCACAGCGGTCCTCTATCAATGTCGCTACGGGACCAGCGAGACCGATACGTTTCGTGTATTGCGATGAGAAAGGAAAGTTCCAGATTGATCCTGAAGCCCTAGCGGTACTTCAGCTTGTCAAAGAACCAGTTGGCGTTGTCTCCGTTTGCGGTCGCGCTCGTCAAGGCAAGAGCTTTATATTAAACCAG CTTCTTGGGAGGAGCAGTGGCTTTCAAGTAGCACCAACTCATCGCCCATGTACCAAAGGCATTTGGTTGTGGAGTGCACCTTTGCGAAGAACAGCTCTTGATGGAACAGAATACAACCTTCTACTTCTGGACACAGAAGGAATAGATGCTTATGATCAAACG GGAACATACAGCACGCAAATATTCTCCTTGGCGGTCCTCCTCTCGAGTATGTTCGTTTATAACCAG ATGGGTGGTATTGATGAAGCTGCGCTTGACCGCCTCTCTCTGGTCACTGAAATGACTAAGCATATACGTGTTAGAGCCTCTGGAGGAAGGACCAGTGCCTCTGAGATTGGACAGTTCTCCCCAATCTTTGTTTGGCTGCTAAGG GATTTTTATTTGGACTTGGTTGAGGATAATCGCAAGATAACACCACGGGACTACCTAGAGCTTGCTTTGCGGCCAGTCGAAGGTGGCCGGAGAGATGTAGCCGCTAAAAATGAG ATTAGGGAGTCCATTCGTGCTCTTTTCCCTGACAGAGAATGCTTCACCCTTGTGCGGCCACTGAGCAATGAAAATGAGCTCCAACGGCTTGACCAAATACCT TTGGAAAAAATGAGGCCAGAGTTTAAAGCAGGTCTTGATGCTCTGACAAGATTTGTTTTTGAGAGGACTAGACCGAAGCAATTTGGAGCTACTGTAATGACAGGACCAATATTTGCCCGTATAACTCAGTCCTTCCTCGATGCTCTTAACAAAGGGGCAGTGCCCACAATTACATCTTCATGGCAG AGTGTTGAGGAAGCTGAGTGTCAAAGGGCATATGATTTGGCTGCTGAAATGTACATGTCTTCTTTTGATCGTTCTAAGCCTCCGGAGGAA GCAGCACTAAGAGAAGCACATGAAGATGCTGTCCATAAGTCCATGGCTTCATTTAATAGTACAGCTGTAGGGGCTGGATCCATCAGAACCAAATATGAGAAACGTCTCCAGAATTTCATAAAGAAAGCATTTGAG GACATTAGAAAGGATGCTTttagggagtcttctctacaatGTTCAAATGCGATACAGGACATGGAAAATAGATTGAGAAAGGCATGTCATGCTCCTGATGCAAAAGTAGATACTGTGCTAAAA GTTCTTGATGATTCTGTGTCCAAATATGAAGCTATGTGTCAAGGTCCTGAAAAATGGAGAAAACTACTTGTCTTCATACAACAAAG TTTAGAAGGGCCACTTCTTGATCTCATTAAAAAACAAATAGACCAAATTGGGTCAGAGAAAACTGCTCTTGCATTGAAGTGTTGTTCCATCGAGGATAAGATGAGTTTCCTTAACAAACAACTGGAAGCTAGTGAGAAGTTTAAATCTGAATATTTGAAGCGCTACGAAGATGCTACCAGTGACAAGAAGAAGCTTGCAGAAGATTATGCAAGCCGTATTGCAAATTTGCAGAGTAAACACAGTGCATTAGAAGAAAGATATACCAACTTAGCAAAAACATTAGATTCTACTAGACTCGAGTCTATGGAATGGAAAAGGAAATATGAACAGGTACTCTCAAAGCAGAAGGCTGAGGAGGAACAGTCAAATGCAGAAATAAGTTTTCTGAAGGCGAGAACTAGTGCTGCCGAAGCCAGGGTTAATGCTGCCAAAGAGCAAGCTGAATCAGCTCAAGAGGAGGCAGAGGAGTGGAAGCGTAAATATGACATTGCTGTCAAGGAAGCAAAGAATGCTCTTGAGAAGGCAGCAGCCATCCAAGAGCGCACTAACAAGCAAGCACAAATGAGAGAAGATGCTTTAAGGGATGAATTTTCGAGTACTTTGGTTAAAAAG GAAGAGGAGATTAAGGAGAAGGCATCAAGGCTTGAGCAGGCTGAGCAGCGTTTGACAACATTAAATCTGGAGCTGAAG GTTGCGGAGTCAAAGATAAAGAACTATGATCTAGAAGTATCATCCTTAAAGCTTGAAATTAAGGAATTAGGTGAAAGGTTAGAGAGCATCAATGCTACTGCACAATCATTTGAAAGAGAAGCTAGGATTCTGGAACAGGAGAAAGTCCATCTGGAGCAGAAGTATCGGTCTGAGTTCAGTAGATTTGAAGATGTCCAGGATAGATATAAATCAGCTGAAAGAGAGGCGAAAAGAGCTACTGAGCTGGCTGATAAAGCAAGGGTCGAAGCAGCTACTGCCCAGAAAGAGAAGAGTGAAATCCATCGAGTAGCTATGGAAAGATTGGCTCAGATTGAGAGGCACGAGAGAAGTATAGAAAACTTGCGGAGGCAAAACGATGAATTGGCTTATGAAGTAGAGAAGCTTCATGCATCTGAGTTCGATGCGCAGTCAAAAGTTGCAATACTGGAGGCCAGAGTCGAGGAAAGGGAAAAGGAAATTGAGTCACTTCTGAAATCAAATAATGAACAGAGAGCCAGTACTGTGCAAGTCCTTGAGAGTCTGTTGGAGACTGAGCGTGCTGCACGTGCTGAGGCAACCAATCGGGCAGAAGCACTATCTGTTCAGTTGCAAGCTACACAAGGAAAGCTGGACCTTCTTCAGCAACAGTTAACTGCAGTTCGGCTGAATGAAACAGCATTAGATAGCAAACTTAGAACTGCTTCCCATGGAAAACGTGCCAGGATAGATGAATACGAAGCTGGTGTCGAATCTGTTCTTGATATGGGCACAAATGATAGACTAACCAGGGGAAATAAGAGGTCAAAGAGTACGACCAGCCCCCTGAAATTCACTGGTCCAGAAGATGGGGGCTCCGTGTTTAGGGGAGATGATGATACTAGTAGTCAACAAACAAATACTGAGGATTATACTAAATACACGGTGCAGAAACTGAAGCAAGAGCTTACGAAGCATAATTTTGGGGCTGAACTGCTCCAATTGAAGAATCTGAACAAGAAGGACATTCTGGCTTTATACGAAAAATGTGTTCTCCAGAAATCATAG